The stretch of DNA CCTTCATCCAATTGTCATGCCAGAAAGAAATATTACCATCCCGAACGAGCCACTTAGAATTATTAAGAACATCAGGAATACTTTTAACAATAGATTTCCAGAAACGCGTACCCTTGTTAGGCGTCAACAATGAAAGATGATTACCCTTAACATACTTCCCCCTAAAGAAATCGGCCCATAAAGACTGGCTAGTAATCAGACGCCAAGCAAGTTTCAAATGAAGAGCCTTCTGAATGTCCCCAAAAGCCCGGATACCTAAACCACCTTCCTCAATaggattacaaatattattccaagcaacccattttcTCTTGCTTTTACCATCAGACTCGCCCCAAAAAAAAGAGCTCAAAAGTCTATTCATCATATTAAGCACACTTTTAGGAACACTTAAGACAGCCAAAAGATGAGTCGCCATGCTCGATAAAACATGGCGAAGGAGAATAGTACGGCCACCAACAGAAAGCattttcatcttccaaccagcaatcttcttcttgatcttccCCAACAGCTCACCAAAATCACCAACTTTAAGTCTGCCATCCACAACAGGGACacctaaatatttaaaaggaaaagaacctTCTGAAAAACCCATGAAACGGAGGATGGAATATTTCCTAGCAAGAGagattcttttagaaaaaaacaaagcacTTTTTTCTCTGCTAAGAACTTGCCCCGTCCAATTCTCATAATTATTAAGCACTTCCATCAAACCCCGCATAGACCTCTTaccaccattagcaaaaataataatatcatctacatacatCAGGTGAGAAATAAGAGGAGTTGTTTTTCTTAGTATGTCTTGTGTCGACACCTACATTGTTCTTCTTAGTATGTTTTGTGTTCTTTGCCAATATATAACACGTGTGATTCGgccattaatattaatttaagacTGCTTAACCAAGTTTTCTATCTGTCAAGCACTTAGATACATAATTTTgcagtaaaaaaattattatgtttagaTTCCATAATAATTGACAGTatcagtattttattttatatatgagaattGTTGCAAGAAAGTCTCTCACTACACacttctatttaattaatgtggtttattatttttatcattttatttaaatatatatatttaaatattaagatatttaatgtaaggtgtgtggtgtaaaactTCTaagtgaaatatataaatatatatatattatatctcaAAGATAGCTATGCAGGATCATAATTTTTAGACGTGGACTGAAGCGTCAAAGTAACAGTCTGGAGGTGTAGGtgctaatattaataattgctAAAACGACCCGTAAAGTTGACGCAAacctaatattatattaataggtTATGGttgattcttatattttatccaAATAGAACCTAATATTTTACCCAACAAGAACTAAATTTATTAgcattaagatattttatctaCTTTCTCAAATGGgttaaaatatagttaataCGAGATCAGTTAGACTTTACACGTCTCAAAACCACCACGATAGAACTAACAAGAATAATAAAGCTACTACTATTACACCTTTTATATATACAACTACATACCCAATAAGgaattacaatttttaaaagttttttaacttttttcttttgactttgaagtgttttaattttaaaaatattgttttattatggaataataaaaattaaaaaaactctatGTGTAATCACTTTTACGTATTTCTTGTACACTCTACTGATGTGATTGAatgtgtcatttttttaatataaaatgactCATTTAGTCTCATCACATCATTTAAGTGcgtaaaaaatacatcaaagtaactatatatatataacagaattcataattgtaattttatcaCTCCTGATTGGCCGGCCTAATTACACAACCGGATGGGAAGTGGATCATGTTCTAATATCTTTTATCCGATTCTGaacttttgcggcgatttcttTCTATAAAGGTCGTTGTTATAATGAATTAGCTGCAATGGTGTTTAGTAAAGTAAAATGTCGCTAATGTCCATTAATTCCAGATGTGATTAATATAAAAAGGTTGTGCAAAGATGTTCGGCCTTAGTggaattttacataaaagtccTACGTACTAGCTGGGCCTACCACGTTCCATTTCACAATCCTTCTTAACCGAATcgataaagaaattttaattttttttttcacatttatttatttatttttacatgaatATACCTTTtcaattaagaaatataaaattttgataaaaaaaaaaaattatacaaattaaatcCATTTGCTAATCTAGTCAAATATATCTATAGGGATGAAAATGATGCTGAAGGGCACAACAAATTAAGGGGGGGACGTTTAGACGCAAatatgagacataaaattcttaaaattctcaaaacttctcgtAACTTCATTTCAAAAcatcaattaaatataaaatattttctaattttaaattctcaacttttttcatttaatcattacctattcattatctaaacacaaaaactaatataatttttacaaatttcaaaacaaaacacaacttttacaaacttcaaaataaaaataatattcaaacaattttttactttataatatttttaacaaatactatattataaatgATCTCAAAGCATTTAATTAATGCTAAACTTAGACTCGTATTTTTTTGATCATTTCTctcctaattatatatagaaatatatatttgggatgaaTAATTATAGGATTCCCAAACAAAAGGGCTCAATAACTCTTTAATAACTCCGGAATCTATATATATGGGAAAATTTGTTGGAATTGGAAAGGTAGTCCCGACGTGATGCAACTGAGGTAAATGAAGAACAGAAAGAAAGCCAGTTAAAAAAGCAGTGTTCAAAGCAAAAAACTTGAAACATCCTCATGCATAAATCACAATGTTTCAAGAAGGCAAacgtcatgcatgcatgctgttgatatatttttcaaagagtCTAACAATATGACTTGAATGACTCACGGTATTGATGGTTAGACGTTGATATGGTGATCGGATGCTCGTCTATGAAATACATaacaaataaatcatataaagtgtaaataaagagagaaacaTAGATATTTACATCATTCAGTATAAAAGTCTACGTTTGCAAGTCGTTTGGGAGGTGAAAtccattatatttaataattttacaattgCTCGTAATTTCTTATAATACAATTGAcaattctcatattttttttttataatgaaggATTCattccatttataaaaaaaggacatacaactttgacttaaaaagtcagttacaaacgttaatagcacctcagcacactttcgtggctgacatggtctaacccagacgacagaactctaaagaccgaagtctaagagattcgtcgtacacatctctgtccccgacagagtaaacaaaccccataccccgactacgcgAGGTAGGGTACACCAATCTCATATTATACTTAGATTCTATGTTAGGCATCTTACCTAATTATTCTGTTTTAAGCTAAATAGACACTGtcaattttaagtaattaaaatGGATTGAAACGTGGTCAGCTCTCATAAATGCTTAATATTGCATCTCGATCCATACATTTAATTTGCCGCGTGACTTATATTTCTTGAACATGAAAGTAGCTGATTGTCAACAGTAACTATAATATAGTTTACACTATGCCAGTCTCTTTGAAGTAAGTACTTGATTTGGTTATACACAacatcaaattatctcatctcattttatatatataatcattacaatatttttaaattctcacaaaatataataaaaaatttaattttttcaaattttaaaataaaaattatattataataatattttattcaactttcaacaataCATCTCACTTATCTTATTTGAATtacataaccaaacgagacctcaGTCTCTTTGTAGTATATAGTCAAGCAAACAACAACAAACTCATGATCATCAGTTATTAACTTTAATATCGAGTACTTGGTCCAAACTGGATGCACATTCAACTACCTAGTACAAACTACAAACTAGCTCATTATTTATGTAAACACTCTGTCTATCCATCATTATTACTCAGCTAATGTATATTTAAACACActtgcattaatatttattttcctggTACATTAACTGACGACGGTAGTTCAGCCTTGCTCATGGCTAAATTGAAGAACAGTCCATCCATGTCGGTTATGTGGTTCATGTCGTCTAGAATCACAATAAGCGCGactatgaatgcataatcaacgTTAGGATGAACAGTTACCGAGTAATTGTCTTTCCCGACCAGAACACTTCGAACGGTGGTCTTCTTACACATCTGCGTTTTAATTCCCACGATAATCAATTCAATtagtttctaattatattataggtTCTTAAACTTTCaagatctaattaattttacGAAATTAAGAACCAAGTAATAGGACTTCTTCTCTCTAATATAAACATCATCGAAAACAAGCTATAAGCGAAAACCAGCTTACCTGGGCAATTATATTGGTACGATCTCCGGTATAAACGACACAAGATTTTTCAGCCCAACTCCCTTCAACCATGAAGTCGCATACCTCTTCGTTTGTGTTATTTGCCAAGAACACATGTAACTTTGCCCTTCGTTGAATCGTTGAAGATCGCTTAACagtaaaaatcaaatcactggGCTCTTTGCTTTCGCCCCTATACACATTCCATCTGTGATGTGCAGTCATTCTCTACGGAAACAAACATCATCGTCAATCGCAATTTGCAaagaatataagaaaatttataacatgCAAAACCAAGACTTGGGGAAAAGATGTTACATATGTTTATGATGAAGAGTAATGCATATATTATCAGCCAAATTAATTAACCTTCTCTCGAAGCGTGACAATAGGATTTCCAGCAGCGTCAAGCAGAACACGAGCATCGTGAAGGGTCATTAAGTTTCCTTTCACATTAAAAATGACGTTGTCGTTGTTGTCTGTGACAACAAAGTTACCACCGGATATGGTCATGACTTTTTTGACAACCGCAAGATCAACGGCATAAGGTGCACAGTACTGAGTGCAGATGACGGGAAGAGGGTTGGCAAACTGTGCGACAGTTGGAGCTGGAGCTGGAATTGGCTGAgccatgatgatgatgataatgggATCGGAATGGAGCACTGGATCAGAAGAAGACTTGCTTATGTTGCTTGGGGCTTTGGTGATGTGGGGAGTATTTTGTGAGCGGCTTTCCCGTTAAATTGCGAGGAAGAGAGCCCGCAAGCAGAACGCCTTCCtgtacatgtatatatagtactttaatgccaaaaaaatccaaagaatgaTAGCTATCATGATGCCGTGTTGTCATAAAAGTAAAGTAATAGGGTAGTGATAGACTTGCTACTTTATTACTGTTAATTTACTAATAAAacgtattttaaatttttttatttttttatctttttcttttaagtattattttaatattcttaatcattaaaaaaaattaaaaaaatatatatttttattaatacacactttcttaatcattaagtaaaataaaaaaattaaaaaaaatcaaatataaaaaaagtaataaattagtaatagtaaagtagtaaccctatcattattcaaagTAATATATTACAAAGTAAAAAGGTTCTATAGAAGAATTTCTTTAATTGTCATAGAAGATGACGCCCAATCGGTACTCTCATCCATAGATTGCAAGAATTCTATACTTTATGGAGTTTTATCAAAATCTATCGAGCTCAAAATTGATATGCTTATTCTATAACGTAATCGGCAGTTACCAACTTCATGTTTAGAAGCTTaccattaaattttattttgcaatgTTTCTTGTATTTTGATAGCGGAAAGAGTACACCTTAAAACGTTGTATTTATCCTTCGTATATACGTACTATGCCTActtagtagaaaaaaaaaaaagaagaagaagaagacactgtcaattttaagtaaaatggattgaaacaaacatAGTCTCtcataaatacttaattattgCACCTCCATACatctaaggaaaatgatttatttataatatattgtacatCACATTATACAATAATGtgttaaataaaaagtatatttataaaatcatcttataaaaataagatgattttataaatatattctttatttaactcattattgtataatatgtcgtacaaaatattataagtgtATCATTATTCTACATTTAATTTGCCGCTTGACTTATATTTCTTGATCGGACTTTTGGAATATAAAAGTAACTTTTCTACAGTAACTATAATATAGTTTACTCCATGCATGCCGTATTCTAATATTGACTAAGAAACCTGACGTCCGTTAGAAGTATTTTGCTTACTCAAGCAACCGGCAAgaaactcatcatcatcatacaaATCACGTCCGATGACGATCCAAGTCCATCAAGTcatatctttgtttttttttggtgctCACGGGCTCACAGTTCAGTCCATGCGGTACTGGTCGCGAGTTCGTGCACCACAAGGCACCTTCagcttattttgttttattcatttttgaCCTTTTTAACCCTTACTTTTATCAAACAACCCATCCATCTCTGACATAATAcctaaaaagaatgaaaagattaaagacaaaaaagacaaaaaatgagagaagagaaaagcaGAGGGAAAGAcctttaaaaaactttttttttcgtGAGTCATCAGTGCATAGCTTTGAGAATGGTGATGGTTtacatttttacaattttatctttttatttggtTCGTTTACCGTGTTatctctcaatttattttattttatttttatttttatttttttatccttcacTTTTATCGATCCATCCATCAATCTCTGACCTaacatctaaaaataatgaaagagaaagaaaaaaaaaaaaaaactaaagacgaaggaagaaaaaaactaaaggaaaaGACTATTAAAAGACTTCTTTGTGTGTCAGTATATAggaaagagataattttatttatgtcaGTATTTTGTGTCTGCTTGTGTAAGACTGACTTCTTTCGTGTGTCAGTGCATAGGgaagagataattttatttatgtcagtatttatatatatatatatatatatatattgaagagtGAGAAACACATGTTCAATAGTATCTCTTATTCTAAATGTATTTCCAAAAATCTTTACATGTAAAGGAAGAAAACCGTAAAAACAACTTTACACTTGAAAtatacaagaataaaaaaagtaaaaatcccATTCCCAAGAGACCAGACTGAATTATTAAAGACCaaacatattaacaaaaaaattccaaaactaaTTTCCAGCGTAAAAAACCAGCAACTGTACTTCTTGAATAAATAACCAACCCAACCATACTCCTTAATGACATCTTAAAAACGGTATACCACATCTATCTAGCCTGACCATCCCTCTCACAACTTGAGGAAGCCTATCCATCTGATCATATATcttattacaaaaaatctttataattttctaacattttacatttcatattatttttaatttttattatttttttcttttattaaatatttattatatgaataatgaataaaaaattttaaaaaaataaactcaaaaaaaaatattaaaaaaatattaaaaatttaaaatatttaaaaaaatataaaatgtagagtgtggTAGAAGTTGTGTAGTAATGCTCATCTTATTAACCCCAGCTTCTCCATCTCTAACAAGCAAATTAGCTACTTTATTTCTCTCACGGAAAATATGCAAAACTTTAAAGTTTATTCCTTCCAAATTCTCTAACAAAGTCTCCCATAAATCCCATAAGTACCAAATATTGTAAGTTTTCGAAGATAACCAATGAACAACTAATGCCGAGTCCCACTCAATTTCTACATTATAAAACCCAAATTCTTTGCACACAGCAACACCACGACATATTGACTTGGGGTCAACTCGACTCTGTTCTGAGTTCAACAAGGTACAGTTATGAGGTACAGAACGAGCGTTAGCATCTTCTGCCATAGTTTATCCTTCATGGGTTCTGGAAAGTCCAAAACTTCGGCTATTGGCCCTTGGGAACTATAGTTTTTGTCTCATGGGTCTATGGTGAAATTTTGTAAaagatgatatattataattttcacctCGACATGTATTTACTGCACTTAGTGACccagagagagagtgagacagggagagggagagaacaaTAAATGAGATATGGGGGAGTGGGTTGAAGGAGataagagggagagaaaaaagtaaGCTTAGAAGTTGGGGGGGCAGATGGAGGTAGCAATGAAGGCAGTGTGAAGAGGACGAACAGACAATTTCAGTGATAAAGGCAGGTAATTAAGATACCCTGAGAAATATTTAATGGTCCTGTCTTCGCCATTAATGCTCCTCCTGCAGACACACTCgtctctctcttcctcatctTTTTCCATCCATTTAGActacatttagatgttgaaaagtgttaaaaagtgttgaaaatatttgtaaataataataagtagagattgaaatgaatttataaatctcattaagagtattttgaattgtttaaatGTGTGAAATATGTTTAGTTGTTAACTTTTGAATATGATAGCTGAAAAATATGTagatctcataaatattataataattttatttttaataataaatattataataattttattatagtgattttttaatattaataaatattataatgattttattttacttttatatataataataataaatattactaaaaataatactttttatttatata from Juglans regia cultivar Chandler chromosome 4, Walnut 2.0, whole genome shotgun sequence encodes:
- the LOC108990026 gene encoding protein LURP-one-related 10-like; translation: MAQPIPAPAPTVAQFANPLPVICTQYCAPYAVDLAVVKKVMTISGGNFVVTDNNDNVIFNVKGNLMTLHDARVLLDAAGNPIVTLREKRMTAHHRWNVYRGESKEPSDLIFTVKRSSTIQRRAKLHVFLANNTNEEVCDFMVEGSWAEKSCVVYTGDRTNIIAQMCKKTTVRSVLVGKDNYSVTVHPNVDYAFIVALIVILDDMNHITDMDGLFFNLAMSKAELPSSVNVPGK